From the Chitinophaga lutea genome, one window contains:
- a CDS encoding DoxX family protein → MSKRNKIIYWIATIWLSLGMLSTGIVQVLNKESEMEFIVRLGYPTYFLAILGIWKILGVVAILIPRYPLLKEWAYAGFFFSMTGAIFSHIAAGTPGEMFPSVLLLALTILSWYFRPAERKLVLLNVKNQ, encoded by the coding sequence ATGTCAAAAAGAAATAAAATCATCTATTGGATCGCCACCATCTGGCTTTCATTGGGCATGTTGTCGACCGGGATTGTACAGGTGCTGAATAAGGAGTCTGAAATGGAGTTTATCGTACGCCTTGGTTATCCCACCTATTTCCTGGCCATCCTGGGTATCTGGAAAATCCTGGGTGTGGTGGCGATATTGATTCCCCGGTATCCGCTGCTGAAAGAATGGGCCTATGCCGGTTTCTTCTTTTCCATGACCGGAGCGATCTTTTCGCACATTGCGGCCGGGACCCCGGGTGAAATGTTCCCGTCCGTGCTGCTGCTGGCCCTCACGATTTTATCCTGGTATTTCAGGCCGGCCGAAAGGAAACTCGTTTTGTTGAACGTTAAAAACCAATAA
- a CDS encoding S41 family peptidase, whose amino-acid sequence MCAFILHPGNGWAQTALTRQQAEEDIDFYVRTVKASHYQPFLHITEKAYDNRIAAIKHSMGDSIGIRDFVSLFYQVTALLGDAHSTPVPGQPVFREEFGKEQFFPYRLLANSHQLYVPASLAKDLGIPAGAAITDINGENINTLFRQAEAGIAGLPSFREEAAGRLFSYFLFLRNIRPPFVLGYKNRNGMAGKSAPIAGVTFKKALSASMPHIVQPYTHQILQQKLGYIDIRSLSGDIDQFRAFLDTSFRQFNEAGIQHLAIDLRQNSGGNTDLGDLLFSYISDKKYTWGTKHWKISQPYKDQLKAGGDTTSAYLQKTNGAVWASENSCLPKENPFGNNIRFKGKIYFITGPFTFSSAMAVADVVKTYGLGTIVGQPTGENVKDFGEAFVITLPNSKIRIQSTTSLSTGADCHRKKNGPVQPDVMAGNTLQDDISGRDKTVEYILGTIR is encoded by the coding sequence GTGTGTGCCTTCATCCTGCATCCAGGGAACGGTTGGGCACAAACGGCCCTTACACGGCAGCAGGCGGAGGAAGACATTGATTTTTACGTCCGTACGGTGAAGGCATCTCACTACCAGCCTTTCCTGCACATCACGGAGAAAGCGTATGATAACCGGATTGCAGCCATCAAACATTCCATGGGCGATTCCATCGGTATCCGTGACTTCGTATCCCTGTTTTACCAGGTTACGGCGCTGCTGGGCGACGCCCATAGCACGCCCGTACCGGGGCAACCGGTGTTCAGGGAAGAATTCGGGAAGGAACAGTTTTTTCCTTACCGGTTGCTGGCCAACAGTCACCAATTGTATGTACCGGCCAGTCTCGCAAAGGACCTCGGTATTCCCGCCGGTGCGGCGATCACGGATATCAACGGCGAAAATATCAATACACTTTTCCGGCAGGCGGAAGCCGGCATAGCGGGATTGCCGTCTTTCCGTGAAGAAGCGGCGGGCAGGCTCTTCAGCTATTTCCTGTTTCTCAGGAACATCCGCCCCCCCTTCGTGCTGGGCTACAAAAACAGAAACGGCATGGCGGGAAAAAGCGCCCCCATCGCAGGCGTCACATTTAAAAAAGCCTTATCGGCGTCCATGCCGCATATCGTTCAGCCGTATACCCACCAGATCCTGCAACAAAAACTGGGGTACATCGATATCCGGAGCCTGAGTGGCGACATAGATCAATTCAGGGCTTTCCTCGACACCAGTTTCCGGCAGTTCAACGAAGCCGGTATCCAGCACCTCGCCATCGACCTCCGGCAAAACAGCGGAGGGAACACCGACCTGGGCGATTTGCTGTTCAGCTATATCAGCGATAAAAAATATACCTGGGGCACCAAACACTGGAAAATCAGCCAGCCATATAAAGACCAGTTGAAAGCGGGTGGCGACACCACCTCAGCCTACCTGCAAAAAACCAACGGCGCTGTATGGGCCAGCGAAAACAGCTGCCTCCCAAAAGAAAATCCCTTCGGGAACAACATTCGATTCAAAGGAAAAATTTACTTCATCACGGGCCCGTTCACCTTTTCCAGTGCGATGGCCGTTGCGGACGTTGTTAAGACCTACGGGCTCGGCACTATCGTGGGCCAGCCTACGGGAGAAAATGTAAAAGACTTTGGAGAAGCGTTTGTAATAACACTGCCGAACAGCAAAATCAGGATACAGTCTACCACTTCACTCAGTACAGGAGCGGATTGCCATCGGAAGAAAAACGGGCCGGTTCAACCGGATGTTATGGCGGGGAATACGCTGCAGGATGATATTTCAGGCAGAGACAAGACGGTGGAGTACATTCTGGGGACTATTCGCTAG
- a CDS encoding DUF3857 domain-containing protein, with amino-acid sequence MQIKTYTLLFGAFCLSLCAVAQDKSSARFGKITPEDFKTDAYKIDTGTSAVIVADIGSSSFESGTDWFIQVYKRYKRIHILNKNGYDEANVSIYLHQEGSREERVSNLKAVTYNLEDGKVVETKLESKGVFTDKYDENTVLKKFTLPAVKEGSIIEFSYTINSEFFSRLRPWAFQDAEHPVLWSEYEITLPEYYEYIFLSQGYHPFHIKDSENSRKNFSFRMAADGPYGSSTGRSETVSVNPGVTRHRWVMKDVAPLKEEGFVTTLSNHVCYIEFQLAAERFPNQPVRNHMNTWPKFMETMMKAEYYGAALDKNNNFMSDEVKTLTAGAATEKEKAEKVFAYVRDNFTCTDYSIRYADQSLKTTFTKKSGSVTEINLVLVAMLRQAGLQAAPVLLSTRNHGKVYALYPIASRFNYTIASVQADGAEYTLDATRPYLGFGKLHASCYNGHARLVTVDAGALAFEADSLREYKVTGIFIAPDEKGVLTGHFQQQPTYFESYDLRAKIKEKGEETYFKDIAKGYSTDINLKNGKIDKLKDYAEPVLVEYDFTLNTDSDNGMIYLHPMFSESLRSNPFKSAVRAYPVEMPAVPDANFTLSIQLPDNYTVEEIPKSTIVKYNDGEGLFQFLVQQTGNMIQLRSRVKLTRANYLPEEYDSLREFYDVIVKKHAEQIVLKKKS; translated from the coding sequence ATGCAGATTAAAACTTACACCCTGCTGTTTGGAGCCTTCTGTTTGTCCCTTTGCGCCGTTGCCCAGGACAAAAGTTCAGCCCGTTTCGGGAAAATCACACCCGAAGATTTTAAAACCGATGCATACAAGATCGACACCGGCACCAGCGCCGTCATCGTAGCCGATATCGGCTCTTCTTCCTTTGAATCCGGCACCGACTGGTTCATCCAGGTGTACAAACGGTACAAAAGGATTCACATCCTGAATAAAAACGGCTACGACGAAGCTAATGTCTCCATTTACCTCCACCAGGAAGGCTCACGCGAAGAGCGAGTCAGCAACCTGAAAGCGGTGACCTACAACCTGGAAGACGGCAAAGTGGTGGAAACCAAACTCGAGAGCAAGGGTGTGTTTACCGACAAATACGACGAAAACACCGTGCTGAAAAAATTCACCCTGCCGGCCGTGAAAGAAGGGTCGATCATTGAATTTTCCTACACCATCAATTCCGAATTCTTTTCCCGCCTGCGGCCCTGGGCTTTCCAGGACGCCGAGCATCCCGTACTGTGGAGTGAATATGAGATCACCCTGCCGGAATATTACGAATATATCTTCCTCAGCCAGGGTTATCATCCGTTCCATATCAAAGACAGCGAAAACAGCCGCAAGAACTTTTCTTTCCGGATGGCTGCAGACGGGCCGTATGGCTCCAGCACCGGGCGTTCCGAAACGGTGTCCGTCAATCCCGGTGTTACCCGCCACCGCTGGGTCATGAAGGATGTGGCGCCGCTGAAAGAAGAAGGTTTTGTGACTACTCTGTCCAATCACGTTTGTTATATCGAATTCCAGCTGGCGGCGGAACGGTTCCCGAACCAGCCGGTGCGCAACCACATGAATACCTGGCCGAAGTTTATGGAAACGATGATGAAGGCCGAATATTACGGCGCGGCGCTCGATAAAAACAACAACTTCATGAGCGATGAAGTAAAGACATTGACGGCCGGCGCTGCTACCGAAAAGGAGAAAGCGGAAAAGGTCTTCGCCTACGTGCGCGATAACTTCACCTGCACGGATTATTCCATCCGCTATGCGGACCAGTCCCTGAAAACCACCTTCACCAAAAAAAGCGGCTCGGTGACGGAGATCAACCTCGTGCTGGTGGCGATGCTGCGGCAAGCCGGTTTGCAGGCGGCGCCGGTGCTGCTGAGCACCCGTAATCACGGTAAAGTATACGCGCTGTATCCTATCGCATCGCGGTTTAATTATACCATCGCCAGCGTACAGGCAGACGGTGCGGAATATACGCTCGACGCCACCCGCCCTTATCTCGGGTTCGGTAAACTGCACGCTTCGTGTTACAACGGCCATGCGAGACTGGTAACAGTCGATGCGGGCGCCCTGGCATTTGAAGCGGATTCACTGAGAGAATACAAAGTGACCGGGATCTTTATTGCTCCCGATGAGAAAGGTGTGCTGACGGGCCACTTCCAGCAGCAACCCACCTATTTTGAATCGTACGACCTGCGCGCGAAAATCAAGGAGAAAGGCGAAGAAACCTATTTTAAAGACATCGCCAAAGGGTACTCTACCGACATCAACCTGAAAAACGGTAAAATCGACAAACTGAAAGATTATGCCGAGCCCGTGCTCGTGGAATATGATTTTACGCTAAACACAGACTCAGATAACGGAATGATTTACCTGCACCCGATGTTCTCCGAGTCGCTGCGCAGCAACCCTTTCAAATCGGCCGTACGCGCCTATCCCGTTGAGATGCCGGCCGTGCCTGATGCGAATTTCACCCTCAGCATCCAGCTGCCGGACAACTATACGGTGGAAGAAATTCCCAAGTCCACCATCGTTAAATACAACGACGGCGAAGGGCTGTTCCAGTTCCTCGTACAGCAAACCGGGAATATGATCCAGCTGCGTTCCCGCGTGAAACTCACCCGCGCCAATTACCTGCCGGAGGAATACGACAGCCTGCGCGAATTCTACGACGTGATCGTGAAAAAACATGCGGAACAGATTGTTTTAAAGAAAAAAAGCTGA
- a CDS encoding alpha/beta hydrolase family protein, whose protein sequence is MKTISILSVCILSAWFSAGAQIDTTLLCRGNYYTEAEGKAALEKAAATWHNRQTWEQRAARIRRGILEGAGMNRFPGDAPLKPIIRSKKTFDGYTVENVAIESMPGFFVTGNLYKPTARRKSYPAVLSPHGHAKEPPRFTEGVQKRCATLARMGAIVFVYDMIGVGESDQCSHKHPQGVALQLHNSKRALDFLSSLPEVDKKRIAMTGESGGGTQTFLLAATDDRIAVSVPVVMVSAHFFGGCICESGMPVHKSKDHQTSNVEIAALFAPKPMLLISDGKDWTKNTPGVEYPYIRSVYRLYGRERNIENLHLPDEGHDYGFSKRKGAYAFLAKHLGLSLKPVTDTAGVVNEDSVTIQTRDELAVFDARHPRPAYAVKGDDAVIGLLRR, encoded by the coding sequence ATGAAAACGATATCCATCCTCTCCGTCTGTATCTTATCTGCCTGGTTCTCCGCCGGCGCACAGATCGACACCACCCTGTTGTGCCGCGGCAACTATTACACAGAAGCCGAAGGAAAGGCCGCACTTGAAAAAGCGGCCGCTACCTGGCACAACCGGCAAACCTGGGAGCAGCGGGCCGCCCGCATCCGGCGCGGCATCCTGGAAGGGGCGGGGATGAACCGTTTCCCCGGTGATGCGCCCCTGAAGCCCATTATCCGCAGCAAAAAAACGTTCGACGGCTACACCGTTGAGAACGTCGCTATAGAAAGCATGCCGGGTTTCTTCGTCACGGGCAATCTTTACAAACCCACGGCCAGGCGGAAGTCGTATCCTGCCGTACTGTCGCCGCATGGCCACGCCAAAGAACCTCCCCGCTTCACCGAAGGGGTACAGAAGCGTTGTGCGACCCTCGCACGGATGGGGGCGATCGTGTTCGTGTATGATATGATCGGGGTGGGGGAATCCGACCAATGCTCGCACAAACACCCGCAAGGCGTGGCGCTTCAGCTCCACAACAGCAAACGGGCGCTGGACTTCCTCAGCTCATTACCCGAAGTGGATAAAAAACGGATCGCAATGACGGGGGAGTCCGGCGGCGGTACGCAGACGTTCCTGCTGGCTGCGACAGACGACCGTATTGCGGTGTCGGTGCCGGTGGTGATGGTGTCTGCACACTTTTTCGGAGGATGCATTTGCGAAAGCGGGATGCCGGTGCACAAAAGCAAAGATCATCAAACCAGCAATGTGGAGATCGCCGCGCTTTTCGCACCCAAACCAATGCTGCTGATCTCCGATGGAAAAGACTGGACAAAGAATACCCCTGGCGTCGAATACCCCTACATACGGAGCGTTTACCGTTTGTACGGCCGCGAAAGGAACATCGAAAATCTCCATCTCCCCGATGAGGGACACGACTACGGATTCTCAAAACGAAAAGGCGCTTATGCGTTCCTGGCCAAACACCTCGGGCTTTCATTGAAACCGGTAACGGACACCGCCGGCGTGGTAAACGAGGATTCTGTCACGATTCAGACGCGGGATGAGCTGGCTGTATTCGATGCCCGGCATCCGCGGCCGGCTTATGCGGTGAAGGGAGACGATGCGGTGATCGGGTTGTTGAGGCGGTAG
- a CDS encoding DUF3857 domain-containing transglutaminase family protein: MIKRSLCLLLLSATAYAGDPKYPVSAIPADLLKNAHVVTRLEEITVKMHSLKDLRVIEKRVLTILDENGEEHAGFHEFYDKDKDIRDISGVLYDAQGNVVRKLKKSEVTDLSAVGESLMDDSRVKTHDFHHRIYPYTVEYEVETSRSFTAFLPGWLPQPDEGFAVEQSRLSVTVPEDYKLRYRQFNYKGEPVQAVNKGDKTFTWEVRNLAALEPESMTLPIQQRTTAVFTAPSDFSYGSYTGNMNTWNDFGKFILTLNAGRDQLPDKVKAEVHALTDGLKTPEEKIRTLYQYLQKNTRYISIQLGVGGWQTFDAAYVANKGYGDCKALSNYMFSLLKEAGIRSHYTIVRSGDDAPDIIEDFSMNQFNHIILCVPLGKDTTWLECTSQTLPAGYLSDFTCNRAVLLIDETGGKLARTPRYAMQQNQQLRNIKASINPAGDMSGQVQTVYTGLQQDWCHKLVNNLKPEKQLESLKRMFNLPSYDIAKYNYTAKSAAGVVPEMGEVLDITASSYASVSGKRIFVTPNVLNRSGTKLDPEKKRLSPIQLSYPWKDVDTVQLTIPEGYKLESIFQEVKLEEKYGRYSAKATVNGNQITYVRVMEKNDGVFPATEYEKLAKFYNDIYKADRNRIVFVKAE, encoded by the coding sequence ATGATCAAAAGAAGCCTTTGCCTGTTGCTGCTCAGCGCCACCGCCTATGCCGGCGACCCGAAATACCCGGTAAGCGCCATTCCGGCGGACCTGCTGAAAAATGCCCATGTGGTTACCCGGCTGGAGGAAATCACCGTTAAGATGCACAGCCTGAAAGACCTCCGCGTCATCGAAAAAAGAGTGCTTACCATTCTCGACGAAAACGGGGAAGAACATGCCGGTTTTCATGAGTTTTATGATAAAGACAAAGACATCCGCGACATCAGCGGCGTCTTGTACGATGCGCAGGGCAACGTGGTGCGCAAACTGAAGAAAAGCGAAGTGACCGACCTGAGCGCGGTGGGAGAGAGCCTGATGGACGACAGCCGCGTCAAAACGCACGACTTTCACCACCGGATCTATCCTTACACCGTGGAGTATGAAGTGGAAACCTCGCGCAGCTTCACCGCCTTTTTACCCGGCTGGCTGCCCCAGCCCGACGAAGGTTTCGCGGTGGAACAAAGCCGCCTGTCGGTAACCGTGCCGGAGGATTACAAACTCCGCTACCGCCAGTTCAACTACAAAGGAGAGCCTGTACAGGCCGTTAATAAGGGCGACAAGACCTTTACCTGGGAAGTACGCAACCTGGCGGCCCTGGAGCCGGAAAGCATGACGTTGCCCATCCAGCAGCGCACCACCGCGGTGTTTACCGCCCCCAGCGACTTTTCGTACGGCAGCTACACCGGTAACATGAACACCTGGAACGATTTCGGGAAGTTCATCCTCACCCTCAACGCCGGCCGCGACCAGTTGCCGGATAAAGTGAAAGCGGAAGTGCACGCCCTCACCGACGGGCTTAAAACCCCGGAAGAGAAAATCAGGACGCTTTATCAGTACCTGCAGAAGAATACCCGTTACATCAGCATCCAGCTGGGCGTGGGCGGCTGGCAGACCTTCGATGCGGCCTATGTGGCCAACAAAGGCTACGGCGATTGCAAGGCCCTGAGCAACTATATGTTCTCGCTGCTGAAGGAAGCGGGCATCCGTTCGCATTATACCATCGTACGCTCCGGCGACGATGCGCCCGATATCATCGAAGATTTCAGCATGAACCAGTTCAACCACATCATCCTCTGCGTGCCGCTGGGGAAAGACACGACCTGGCTCGAATGCACCAGCCAGACGCTGCCGGCGGGCTACCTGAGCGATTTTACCTGCAACCGGGCGGTGCTGCTGATCGACGAAACGGGCGGCAAACTGGCCCGCACGCCACGGTACGCCATGCAGCAGAACCAGCAGCTGCGCAACATCAAAGCGAGCATCAACCCTGCCGGCGACATGAGCGGGCAGGTGCAGACGGTGTATACGGGGCTGCAGCAGGACTGGTGCCACAAACTCGTCAACAACCTGAAACCCGAAAAACAGCTGGAATCCCTGAAAAGGATGTTCAATCTGCCGAGCTACGATATCGCCAAATACAACTACACCGCCAAATCCGCCGCCGGCGTGGTGCCGGAAATGGGGGAGGTGCTCGATATCACGGCCAGCAGCTACGCGTCCGTGAGCGGCAAACGCATTTTCGTAACGCCCAACGTGCTCAACCGCAGCGGCACCAAGCTCGATCCCGAAAAGAAACGGCTGTCGCCCATCCAGCTCAGTTATCCCTGGAAAGATGTGGACACCGTGCAGCTCACCATTCCGGAAGGTTATAAACTGGAGTCCATCTTTCAGGAGGTGAAGCTGGAAGAAAAGTACGGCAGGTATTCGGCCAAAGCCACGGTGAACGGGAACCAGATCACATATGTACGGGTGATGGAAAAGAACGACGGGGTATTCCCGGCCACGGAATACGAAAAGCTGGCAAAGTTTTACAACGATATTTACAAGGCGGACCGCAACCGCATCGTGTTCGTCAAAGCGGAATAA
- a CDS encoding SRPBCC family protein yields MERKTKLNAEEGKHDILVTREFDLPLELLFKAYEDPEIVEQWMGTKVLKLENKQHGGWQYETKDPQGNVVFRANGTIHEFVPNQKIIRTFQMENTPYPVQLEFLEFEKLTDDTSKLSMQIVYRSVADRNEMLKLPFAYGINMAHDLLQKIVGKLK; encoded by the coding sequence ATGGAACGAAAAACCAAACTAAATGCTGAAGAAGGCAAACACGACATCCTGGTGACCCGGGAATTCGACCTGCCGCTGGAACTGCTCTTTAAAGCTTATGAAGATCCCGAAATCGTTGAACAGTGGATGGGCACGAAAGTGCTGAAACTCGAGAACAAACAGCACGGCGGCTGGCAGTACGAAACCAAAGACCCGCAGGGGAACGTGGTGTTCCGCGCCAATGGGACCATTCATGAGTTTGTTCCCAACCAGAAAATCATACGGACGTTCCAGATGGAGAATACGCCGTATCCCGTTCAGCTGGAGTTCCTCGAGTTTGAAAAATTAACGGACGACACCAGCAAACTGAGTATGCAGATCGTGTACCGGTCGGTGGCGGACAGGAACGAAATGCTGAAACTGCCGTTTGCGTACGGCATCAATATGGCACATGATCTTTTACAAAAAATTGTTGGCAAACTAAAATAA
- a CDS encoding ArnT family glycosyltransferase, translating into MNKKHLILAGFVLLKFILHYSLIGPEYELHRDEFLYLDQARHPAWGYISVPPLTAWLSRIVGLLGNGIFWVKFFPALFGALTMVVVWKAIESLKGNLFALILGATGVLFSVLLRLNILYQPNSLDVLCWTAFYYALIRYIQNEHPRWLYIGAVVFAIGFLNKYNVVFQLIGLLPAILLTEHRRIFTNRHFYFAILTGLVLIAPNLVWQYSNNFPVVWHMKELAKTQLVNVDRVDFLKTQLLFFLGALFIILAGLYALWAYAPFRKYRLFFWALVFTLATFIYFKAKDYYAIGLYPVYIAFGAAYLGVLLQEGWKRYLQPVAVAIPVLLFLPMYSVVFPNKSPAYIEQNGDRYKALGLLRWEDGKDHSLPQDFADMQGWKELAQKVAKVHAAYPDPGNTLVLCDNYGQAGAINYYTNGKVRAVSFNADYVEWFELSRPYRNLVRVISYDEVEQELRDISPYFDTVVVADSLTNRFARERGTTIVAFSGAKVDVNAKIREEVAEVKKR; encoded by the coding sequence ATGAACAAAAAGCATCTCATTTTAGCCGGGTTCGTTCTTCTTAAATTCATTTTGCATTACTCGCTGATCGGCCCGGAATACGAGCTCCACCGTGATGAATTCCTTTACCTCGACCAGGCGCGCCACCCGGCCTGGGGATACATTTCCGTTCCGCCGCTCACCGCCTGGCTCTCCCGGATCGTAGGCCTGCTGGGCAATGGTATTTTCTGGGTAAAGTTCTTCCCCGCACTTTTCGGCGCGCTGACCATGGTGGTAGTCTGGAAAGCCATCGAATCACTGAAAGGAAACCTCTTCGCTTTAATATTAGGCGCTACCGGGGTGCTGTTTTCCGTGCTGTTGAGGTTAAACATCCTGTACCAGCCCAACTCGCTGGACGTGTTATGCTGGACGGCATTTTATTACGCGCTGATACGCTACATCCAGAACGAACATCCCAGGTGGTTATACATCGGCGCCGTGGTGTTCGCCATCGGGTTCCTGAACAAATACAACGTCGTATTCCAGCTCATCGGGCTACTGCCGGCCATTCTGCTGACGGAGCACCGGCGGATTTTCACGAACAGGCATTTTTATTTCGCCATTCTTACAGGGCTCGTGCTGATCGCGCCCAACCTCGTCTGGCAATATTCGAACAACTTCCCCGTGGTGTGGCACATGAAGGAACTGGCCAAAACGCAGCTGGTGAATGTGGACCGGGTAGACTTTCTGAAAACGCAGTTGCTGTTTTTTTTGGGGGCGCTGTTCATCATCCTGGCCGGGCTCTATGCTTTATGGGCTTACGCTCCCTTCCGGAAATACCGGCTTTTCTTTTGGGCATTGGTGTTCACATTGGCCACTTTTATCTATTTCAAGGCGAAGGATTATTACGCGATCGGCCTCTATCCGGTTTACATCGCGTTCGGCGCGGCATACCTCGGCGTACTGTTGCAGGAAGGCTGGAAACGATACCTGCAGCCGGTAGCCGTCGCCATACCGGTGCTGCTTTTCCTGCCCATGTACAGCGTGGTATTCCCGAATAAAAGTCCCGCTTATATCGAACAAAACGGCGACCGCTACAAAGCCCTTGGCCTGCTGCGCTGGGAAGACGGGAAGGACCACTCCCTCCCGCAGGACTTCGCGGATATGCAGGGCTGGAAAGAGCTGGCGCAGAAAGTGGCGAAGGTGCATGCCGCCTACCCCGACCCCGGCAATACGCTTGTGCTTTGCGATAACTACGGTCAGGCCGGCGCGATCAATTATTATACGAACGGGAAAGTGCGCGCCGTTTCCTTCAACGCGGATTATGTAGAATGGTTCGAGCTGAGCCGTCCCTACCGCAATCTCGTGCGGGTAATCTCTTACGATGAAGTGGAACAGGAGTTACGGGACATCAGCCCGTATTTCGATACCGTTGTAGTGGCGGATTCGCTCACGAACCGCTTCGCCCGGGAGCGCGGCACCACGATTGTAGCGTTCAGCGGCGCGAAGGTGGATGTGAATGCGAAGATCAGGGAAGAAGTGGCCGAGGTGAAGAAGCGTTGA
- the queG gene encoding tRNA epoxyqueuosine(34) reductase QueG: MVKEKARALGFDHCGIAKAEELTEDAFRLEQWLNKGMHGNMGYMANYFDKRIDPRKLVEGAQSVITLLLNYYPSATQQPDAPKIAKYAYGADYHEVIRGKLNEFLAELRGFLGDIQGRGFVDSAPVLERSWAQRSGLGWIGKNGNLIHKQAGSFFFIATLIVDVPLLYDAPTGDYCGSCTRCLDACPTGALVSPTVVDGSRCISYYTIELKDALIPGQMEGKFDNWMFGCDICQDVCPWNRFSSPNTTFTPIPEVLDFTTAQWEELTEEEFKRIFRHSPLKRSKYAGIRRNLKFLQG; the protein is encoded by the coding sequence TTGGTCAAAGAAAAGGCCCGTGCCCTGGGCTTTGACCATTGCGGCATCGCCAAAGCGGAGGAGTTAACCGAAGACGCCTTCCGGCTGGAGCAATGGCTCAACAAAGGCATGCACGGCAATATGGGGTATATGGCCAACTACTTCGACAAGCGGATAGACCCCCGCAAGCTGGTAGAGGGCGCCCAAAGCGTGATCACGCTGCTGCTGAACTACTATCCTTCCGCCACCCAGCAGCCGGACGCGCCGAAGATTGCCAAATACGCATATGGCGCTGATTATCACGAGGTCATACGCGGCAAGCTGAACGAATTCCTGGCCGAACTGCGCGGTTTCCTGGGCGATATCCAGGGCCGTGGTTTCGTGGACTCCGCCCCCGTACTGGAACGCAGCTGGGCGCAGCGGAGCGGCCTCGGGTGGATCGGCAAAAACGGGAACCTCATCCATAAACAGGCCGGTTCCTTCTTCTTTATCGCCACCCTGATCGTAGACGTGCCCCTGCTCTACGATGCCCCTACCGGCGACTATTGCGGCAGCTGCACCCGCTGCCTCGACGCCTGCCCCACCGGCGCATTGGTATCGCCAACAGTGGTAGACGGCAGCCGGTGTATTTCCTATTACACCATCGAACTGAAAGACGCCCTTATCCCCGGGCAGATGGAAGGAAAATTCGACAACTGGATGTTCGGCTGCGATATCTGCCAGGATGTTTGCCCCTGGAACCGCTTTTCTTCTCCCAATACCACGTTTACACCCATACCCGAAGTGCTCGATTTCACCACCGCCCAATGGGAAGAACTGACGGAAGAGGAATTCAAACGCATCTTCCGGCATTCACCCCTGAAGCGGAGCAAATACGCGGGAATACGGCGGAACCTGAAGTTTCTGCAGGGGTAG
- a CDS encoding YdeI/OmpD-associated family protein encodes MNPAVDFFFDKAKKWQKELEQLRKIMLACGLTEELKWGVPCYTHQGSNIVLIHSFNDYCALLFFKGALLNDTEGILIQQTENVQAARQIRFTGLKEIVSMAPVLKTYVYEAISVEEAGLTVKMKKTAEFNVPEEFQERLDKMPALKTAFEGLTPGRQRGYLLYFSSAKQSKTRISRVEKYMQQILDGKGLEDK; translated from the coding sequence ATGAATCCTGCAGTTGATTTCTTCTTCGACAAAGCCAAAAAGTGGCAGAAAGAACTGGAGCAATTGAGAAAGATCATGCTGGCCTGCGGGCTTACGGAAGAGCTGAAATGGGGTGTGCCCTGTTACACCCACCAGGGCAGCAACATCGTTTTGATACACTCGTTTAACGATTACTGCGCGCTGCTGTTTTTCAAGGGCGCCCTGCTGAACGATACCGAGGGTATTTTAATCCAGCAAACGGAAAATGTACAGGCGGCGCGCCAGATCAGGTTTACCGGCCTCAAGGAAATCGTCAGTATGGCGCCTGTGCTGAAGACCTATGTGTATGAAGCCATTTCGGTGGAAGAAGCCGGGCTGACGGTGAAGATGAAAAAGACGGCGGAGTTCAATGTTCCGGAAGAGTTCCAGGAGAGGCTGGATAAAATGCCCGCATTGAAAACCGCTTTCGAGGGATTGACACCGGGACGGCAGAGAGGGTACCTGCTTTATTTTTCTTCGGCCAAACAATCCAAAACCCGGATATCCAGGGTAGAGAAATATATGCAGCAAATCCTTGACGGAAAGGGGCTGGAAGATAAATAA